The Cloacibacillus sp. An23 genome segment CGCTCGACGTGTCCCTGGTACGGGCTGCCCGTGCGGCGGAAATTCGCCGCCATCTCCTTCGCGTCGAAGAAACCGTACTCGGCGAGCGCCGCGTAGAAGCCTGCGGAGGTGTGTCCGTGGCTCACGACGATGCGGTCGCGCTCCGGCGAGTCCGCAAGCTCGGGCGAGACGTTCGCCGCGCCGAGCAGCGTCATATATATATCCATCGAGGACAGAGCGCCGGCCGGATGTCCGCTCTTCGCGGCAGACGTCGCGACGACGGCCCACATGCGCGCGCGCCGCGCCGCTTCCGCAAGTTTCGCAGCGCCTTCCGCGCTTATGCTTTCGGCCTGAAAGTTGCGTATCTCTTCAGCGATATTCATTTTATAGAAAACTCCTCTCCCCGTTGCGGGAATTGTGTGAACACACTTAGCTTTATTCTACTACCAAAAGAGACCGCTGTGTTGTAATTTTTTCGGCGGCGGCGCGTCGCGCGCGTGTTGACAAAGGCGCGCGCGGGTGTTCTAATAAACGCGAGCAAGCGGGGGAGCCCGGAGGACGGGCTGAGAGGAAGCGGACGCTTCGACCCTTCGACCTGATGCGGGTAATGCCGCCGTAGGAAGATTCGGCTGTTTGAAGTCTTTTAGCGGGAAGCGTCCGTGTCGGCGCTTCCCGCTATTTTTATGAAAGAGAGTGAACGCTGCATGACTTACGTAACGCAGATGGAAGCCGCGAGAAATTCGGTAATCACGAAAGAGATGGAGGCCGCCGCCGCGAAGGAGGGAATCGCGCCCGCGGAGCTGATGCGCCAGATGGCGGAGGGACGCGCGATAATCCCGTGCAACAAGCGCCACGCCTGCATATCGCCGAGCGCCGTAGGCGCGGCTCTGAAAACTAAGATAAACGTCAATCTCGGCACATCGCGCGACATGACCGACATGGAGATGGAGTTCGAGAAGGTCAAGAGCGCCGTCGATATGGGCGCGGAGGCGATAATGGACCTCAGCTCATTCGGCGACACGCGCAAGTTCCGCCGCTACCTCACGGAGAACTGTCCCGCGATGATCGGCACCGTACCGATATACGACGCGGTCGTCTACTACCACAAGCCGCTCGCGCAGATAACGACCGACGAATGGATAGACATAGTGCGGATGCACGCGGAGGACGGCGTGGACTTCATGACGATACACTGCGGCATGAACCGCGACAACGCGGCGAAGTTCAAGCGCAACAAGCGCCTCACTAACATCGTCTCGCGCGGCGGCTCGATAATGTTCGCGTGGATGGAGATGACGGGGAAAGAAAATCCGTTCTTCGAGCGCTTCGACGAGATTCTCGAAATCTGCCGCGAGTACGACGTGACGCTGAGCCTCGGCGACGCCTGCCGCCCGGGCTGCCTCGCCGACGCGACCGACGCGCCGCAGATAGGCGAGCTCATCACGCTCGGCGAGCTGACGAAACGGGCGTGGGCGCGCGACGTGCAGATAATGATAGAAGGCCCGGGCCACATGCCGCTCAACCAGATAGCGGCGAACATGGAAATCGAAAAGACTCTCTGCCACGGCGCGCCGTTCTACGTTCTCGGCCCGATAGTCACCGACGTCGCGCCGGGCTACGACCACATCACCTCGGCGATAGGCGGCGCGATAGCGGCCTCGCACGGCGCGGCCTTCCTCTGCTACGTGACGCCGGCCGAGCATCTGCGCCTGCCCGACGTGAACGACGTCAAAGAAGGGATAATCGCCGCGCGCATAGCCGCGCACGCCGCCGACATAGCGAAGGGCGTGCCGGGCGCGGCCGAGTGGGACTATAAGATGAGCGAAGCGCGCAAGCGCCTCGACTGGGAGGGAATGTTCGCCCTCGCGATGGACCCCGAGAAGGCGCGCCGCTACCGCGCCGAGTCGAAGCCGGAGAAGGAAGACACGTGCAGCATGTGCGGCAACTTCTGCGCAGTGAAGAACACGAACAGGATACTCGACGGCGAGATAGTCTCAATATTCGACGAATAAGGGGCCGCGCGCCCGCCGCGCGAAGGAAAGGCAAAAAACGCTCCCGCCACGCGCGGGAGCGTTTTCGTATGGATCGTGGAAAATTTCGGAACGCGGCGCGGCGGCGTGAATTACGCGCACCGCCGCCGGACGCTCGCCGTAGCGGCGCGCGAAGCAGGAACACGGCAAAACGCCGAAGGCTCCGGCGCTTGAGACGGAAAGGGTGAAGCCCGCAGACTTCTACGAAATCCGCGCCGCGCGCGCAAAACGCGAAGGCTTCGCCAGCGCGGCGGCGCTTCCGTAAAGTTATGAAGATTTTCCGAATCCGCGGAAATCATGCGCGCGCCCAGCAGACGACCGCGGCCCGCAGGAATTTTCAGAATCGGCAAAAGTTACGCGCGCTTTGC includes the following:
- the thiC gene encoding phosphomethylpyrimidine synthase ThiC — its product is MTYVTQMEAARNSVITKEMEAAAAKEGIAPAELMRQMAEGRAIIPCNKRHACISPSAVGAALKTKINVNLGTSRDMTDMEMEFEKVKSAVDMGAEAIMDLSSFGDTRKFRRYLTENCPAMIGTVPIYDAVVYYHKPLAQITTDEWIDIVRMHAEDGVDFMTIHCGMNRDNAAKFKRNKRLTNIVSRGGSIMFAWMEMTGKENPFFERFDEILEICREYDVTLSLGDACRPGCLADATDAPQIGELITLGELTKRAWARDVQIMIEGPGHMPLNQIAANMEIEKTLCHGAPFYVLGPIVTDVAPGYDHITSAIGGAIAASHGAAFLCYVTPAEHLRLPDVNDVKEGIIAARIAAHAADIAKGVPGAAEWDYKMSEARKRLDWEGMFALAMDPEKARRYRAESKPEKEDTCSMCGNFCAVKNTNRILDGEIVSIFDE